The Glycine soja cultivar W05 chromosome 6, ASM419377v2, whole genome shotgun sequence genome has a window encoding:
- the LOC114415177 gene encoding receptor-like protein kinase HSL1, protein MSKLPLFMLKFPFHFLLLLSVIVPFQVFSQSENTEQTVLLSLKRELGDPPSLRSWEPSPSAPCDWAEIRCDNGSVTRLLLSRKNITTNTKNLSSTICNLKHLFKLDLSSNFISGEFPTTLYNCSDLRHLDLSDNYLAGQIPADVDRLKTLTHLNLGSNYFSGEIMPSIGNLPELQTLLLYKNNFNGTIRGEIGNLSNLEILGLAYNPKLKGAKIPLEFAKLRKLRIMWMTQCNLIGEIPEYFGNILTNLERLDLSRNNLTGSIPRSLFSLKKLKFLYLYYNSLSGVIPSPTMQGLNLTELDFSKNNLTGSIPGELGNLKSLVTLHLYSNYLSGEIPTSLSLLPSLEYFRVFNNGLSGTLPPDLGLHSRIVAVEVSENHLSGELPQHLCASGALIGFVAFSNNFSGVLPQWIGNCPSLDTIQVFNNNFSGEVPLGLWTSRNISSLVLSNNSFSGPLPSKVFWNTKRIEIANNKFSGRISIGITSAANLVYFDARNNMLSGEIPRELTHLSQLSTLMLDGNQLSGALPSEIISWKSLSTMTLSRNKLSGKIPIAMTALPSLAYLDLSQNDISGEIPPQFDRLRFVFLNLSSNQIYGKISDEFNNHAFENSFLNNPHLCAYNPNVNLPNCLTKTMPHSSNSSSKSLALILVVIIVVLLTIASLVFYMLKTQWGKRHCKHNKIETWRVTSFQRLDLTEINFLSSLTDNNLIGSGGFGKVYRIASNRPGEYFAVKKIWNRKDMDGKLEKEFMAEVEILGNIRHSNIVKLLCCYASEDSKLLVYEYMENQSLDKWLHGKKKTSPSRLSWPTRLNIAIGTAQGLCYMHHDCSPPVIHRDVKSSNILLDSEFRAKIADFGLAKMLAKLGEPHTMSALAGSFGYIPPEYAYSTKINEKVDVYSFGVVLLELVTGRNPNKAGDHACSLVEWAWEHFSEGKSITDAFDEDIKDPCYAEQMTSVFKLALLCTSSLPSTRPSTKEILQVLHRCCHSGSTRRRVGNEFNITPLLGDTRYIYSYKESNAASNNSSW, encoded by the exons ATGTCCAAACTACCCCTCTTCATGCTGaaatttccttttcatttcctCTTATTGCTCAGTGTCATAGTACCCTTTCAAGTATTTTCACAATCAGAAAATACCGAACAAACAGTCCTACTCTCCCTCAAACGTGAATTGGGGGACCCACCGTCGCTCCGATCATGGGAACCGTCACCGTCGGCGCCGTGCGACTGGGCGGAGATTCGCTGCGATAACGGCTCCGTCACGAGGCTCCTCCTCTCCCGCAAAAACATCACCACCAACACCAAGAACCTCTCTTCCACAATCTGCAACCTCAAACACCTCTTCAAGCTCGACCTCTCCAGCAACTTCATCTCCGGCGAGTTCCCGACAACGCTGTACAACTGCTCCGACCTCCGGCACCTCGACCTGTCGGACAACTACCTCGCCGGACAAATTCCCGCCGACGTCGACCGCCTCAAAACGCTCACTCACCTTAACCTCGGCAGCAACTACTTCTCCGGCGAGATCATGCCGTCGATCGGAAACCTGCCGGAGCTGCAAACTCTcctcctctacaaaaacaactTCAACGGAACCATCCGCGGGGAAATCGGAAACTTGTCCAATCTCGAAATCTTGGGTTTGGCTTATAACCCAAAGCTCAAAGGCGCGAAAATCCCGTTGGAGTTTGCCAAGTTAAGAAAACTGAGGATCATGTGGATGACGCAGTGTAACTTGATCGGAGAGATTCCAGAATATTTCGGGAATATTCTCACGAATCTGGAACGGTTGGATTTGTCGAGGAACAATCTAACAGGGAGCATTCCTCGGAGTTTGTTCTCGCTGAAGAAGTTGAAGTTCTTATACTTGTACTATAACAGTTTGTCGGGTGTAATACCTAGTCCTACGATGCAGGGTTTGAATTTAACCGAACTTGATTTCTCTAAGAACAATTTGACGGGTTCCATACCCGGAGAGCTTGGAAACTTGAAGAGTTTGGTTACCTTGCACTTGTATTCGAATTACTTGTCTGGTGAGATTCCAACAAGTTTAAGCCTACTTCCTAGTCTTGAGTATTTCAGGGTTTTCAACAATGGTTTGAGTGGAACACTGCCTCCAGATCTAGGCTTGCATTCGAGGATTGTTGCGGTTGAGGTTTCAGAGAATCATCTCAGTGGTGAGTTGCCGCAGCATTTGTGTGCAAGTGGTGCTCTCATTGGTTTTGTTGCTTTTTCTAACAATTTTAGCGGGGTTTTGCCTCAATGGATTGGGAATTGTCCTTCTCTCGACACGATTCaggtttttaataataatttctctGGGGAGGTACCTTTGGGTTTGTGGACTTCGAGGAACATTTCCTCCTTGGTTCTGAGCAACAACTCCTTTTCTGGGCCTCTTCCGAGTAAAGTATTTTGGAATACAAAAAGGATTGAGATAGCGAACAACAAGTTCTCCGGAAGGATATCTATTGGGATTACTTCGGCGGCAaatttggtgtattttgatgCGAGAAACAACATGCTTTCCGGTGAAATTCCGAGGGAATTGACGCATCTTTCTCAACTTAGTACTCTCATGCTTGATGGTAACCAACTTTCTGGTGCCCTTCCATCTGAGATTATTTCATGGAAATCACTGAGTACTATGACACTCTCAAGAAACAAACTCTCTGGCAAAATCCCTATTGCTATGACCGCTCTTCCTAGCTTGGCTTACTTGGACTTGTCCCAAAATGACATATCAGGTGAAATCCCACCTCAGTTTGATAGATTGAGGTTTGTTTTTCTCAACTTGTCTTCCAACCAAATATATGGGAAAATCTCTGATGAGTTTAATAACCACGCATTTGAAAACAGTTTCTTGAACAATCCTCATCTGTGTGCTTACAATCCAAACGTCAACCTTCCTAACTGCTTGACCAAAACCATGCCACACTCTAGCAATTCATCTTCAAAATCACTTGCCCTGATTTTGGTTGTCATCATCGTTGTGTTGTTGACCATAGCCTCCTTGGTCTTCTATATGTTGAAAACGCAATGGGGCAAACGGCACTGCAAGCATAATAAGATTGAAACGTGGAGGGTCACCTCATTCCAGAGGCTTGATCTCACGGAAATAAATTTCCTCTCAAGTTTGACAGACAATAACCTCATAGGAAGTGGAGGGTTTGGGAAAGTTTACCGGATTGCTTCAAATCGTCCAGGTGAGTATTTTGCGGTGAAGAAGATTTGGAATCGCAAGGATATGGATGGCAAGTTGGAGAAAGAGTTTATGGCTGAGGTTGAGATCCTGGGTAATATTCGGCACTCGAATATAGTGAAGCTTTTGTGTTGTTATGCTAGTGAAGACTCCAAACTTCTTGTTTATGAATACATGGAAAATCAGAGCCTGGACAAATGGCTTCATGGAAAGAAGAAAACGTCACCTTCTAGGTTGAGTTGGCCAACGAGGTTGAATATTGCCATTGGGACTGCACAAGGTCTGTGTTACATGCACCATGATTGCTCACCCCCGGTCATCCACCGAGATGTCAAGTCTAGCAATATACTGTTGGACTCAGAGTTCAGAGCTAAAATAGCAGATTTTGGTCTCGCCAAGATGTTGGCAAAGCTTGGTGAACCACACACCATGTCTGCTCTAGCAGGCTCTTTTGGCTACATTCCACCAG AATACGCCTACTCAACAAAGATTAACGAGAAGGTTGATGTATATAGCTTTGGGGTTGTGCTCTTAGAACTTGTGACAGGAAGAAATCCTAATAAAGCAGGCGACCATGCATGCAGCCTAGTTGAATGGGCGTGGGAGCATTTTAGTGAAGGGAAGAGCATTACTGATGCATTCGACGAGGATATCAAAGATCCATGTTATGCAGAACAGATGACGAGTGTCTTCAAATTAGCTCTCCTTTGCACAAGCTCGTTGCCCTCAACTAGGCCTTCCACGAAGGAGATTTTGCAAGTTCTTCATCGGTGTTGCCATTCAGGTTCTACACGTAGAAGAGTGGGAAACGAATTTAATATCACCCCTCTTCTTGGTGATACAAGGTACATCTATAGTTACAAGGAGAGTAATGCTGCAAGCAATAACTCATCTTGGTGA